One segment of Primulina tabacum isolate GXHZ01 chromosome 14, ASM2559414v2, whole genome shotgun sequence DNA contains the following:
- the LOC142523731 gene encoding uncharacterized protein LOC142523731: MTGNIFSVTSPNLHPGMYGDGGMRGYAVPNSGNNTRGAIYLPHQVRQTPVLDFDTVRGVIQELYGPEVMPINRPEFHKPYPDIVDRDNPYPREYHIPDFTLYSGEDGQSSVEHVARFTIQCEELANLENFSNYKLRLFPNSLTSTAFTWCATLPRNSIMTWHDMEHQFHTQFFRTVPEISITELSRVVQKPRKSAIDFICKFKKLRSRCRVFLPESEYVKIAQRELDFELRKKFQGMEFSSYFQEVEEVASAEVVNFGSRTVLFLKRKNEELSKKNIPPVQTPYTFDASKTEEIFDNLVKEKFITFPPDHKLPTRDEIKGRDYCKYHNSFNHNTNACWAFKNILQERINKGILKFPEKNETMIVDEDPFPPVANVNVSNTDLRFLINEKRRSGGEDRSIRPRFTLKKFWVPQKMIFEVKEKKTEIFYEKDHLLQREWCAL; the protein is encoded by the exons ATGACCGGTAATATATTCTCTGTGACGTCTCCTAACTTGCATCCAGGGATGTATGGTGATGGGGGAATGCGAGGGTATGCAGTACCAAATTCGGGGAATAACACCCGAGGGGCAATCTATCTTCCACACCAGGTACGACAAACTCCAGTGTTGGATTTTGACACGGTACGGGGTGTtattcaagagttgtatggcCCGGAAGTGATGCCAATCAACCGACCAGAGTTTCACAAACCGTATCCTGATATTGTTGATCGTGACAACCCTTATCCACGAGAATACCATATTCCAGACTTCACTTTATATTCTGGAGAAGATGGTCAATCTAGTGTGGAACATGTAGCAAGGTTTACAATCCAGTGTGAGGAATTAGCTAATTTGGAGAATTTTTCCAATTACAAGCTACGTCTGTTCCCAAATTCTTTGACTAGCACTGCTTTCACGTGGTGTGCGACGCTACCTCGAAACTCTATTATGACTTGGCATGATATGGAACATCAATTCCATACACAATTTTTCCGAACAGTACCTGAGATTAGTATAACGGAATTGTCAAGGGTGGTCCAAAAGCCGAGGAAATCTGCTATTGATTTCATTTGCAAATTTAAGAAATTAAGAAGTAGATGTCGAGTATTCCTTCCTGAATCAGAGTATGTGAAAATTGCACAGCGAGAGCTTGACTTTGAACTTAGGAAGAAGTTCCAAGGGATGGAATTTA GCTCTTATTTTCAAGAAGTCGAGGAAGTTGCCTCGGCAGAAGTGGTAAATTTTGGATCACGCACCGTCCTTTTCTTGAAACGCAAAAATGAAGAACTTTCCAAGAAAAACATTCCTCCAGTGCAAACACCATATACTTTCGATGCGTCAAAGACGGAAGAAATCTTTGATAACTTGGTGAAAGAAAAGTTTATAACGTTCCCCCCAGATCATAAGCTACCCACCAGGGATGAGATCAAGGGAAGAGACTACTGTAAGTATCACAATTCCTTTAACCATAATACTAATGCATGTTGGGCTTTCAAAAATATCTTACAAGAAAGAATTAACAAGGGGATCCTGAAATTTCCCGAGAAGAATGAAACAATGATAGTGGATGAAGATCCTTTTCCCCCGGTAGCAAATGTGAATGTGAGCAATACTGACTTGCGTTTCTTGATCAATGAGAAAAGAAGAAGTGGAGGTGAGGACAGGTCCATTAGGCCAAGATTTACTTTAAAGAAGTTTTGGGTGCCTCAGAAAATGATATTTGAGGTTAAAGAGAAGAAAACagaaattttttatgaaaaagaccACCTATTACAGAGGGAGTGGTGTGCATTATAG